In Nostoc sp. GT001, a genomic segment contains:
- a CDS encoding DnaJ C-terminal domain-containing protein, producing the protein MQNLPNFRDYYEILGVSKDASAEEIKKVYRRLARQYHPDLNPGNKESEEKFKDIGEAYEVLSDPAKRSQYDQFSRYWKQKGFAGNKQTPKAKTWQSSASDRNGNQDVDPSQFSDFESFINQVIGVKNKSAANNSSNGNTSDPFRSPRTKVAYTVNTPPPRTARRDIEARLTLPLEKAYQGGNERIRLEDGRSLEVNMPPGMVTGQTIRLRNQGVGGGDLYLKITVEPHPLFKLEGLNIVCQVPVTPSEAVLGGQVEAPTLDGPVKMTTPPGVRSGQKFRLGNKGYPNDDGKRGDQLVEIQIVTPKNISQEERELYEKLRQIETFKPRADLIR; encoded by the coding sequence ATGCAAAATTTGCCGAACTTTCGCGATTACTATGAGATTTTAGGAGTATCTAAAGATGCCTCTGCTGAGGAAATTAAAAAGGTTTATCGGCGGTTAGCAAGGCAATATCACCCCGATCTGAATCCGGGTAACAAAGAATCTGAGGAAAAATTTAAGGATATTGGCGAGGCTTATGAAGTTCTTTCCGATCCAGCCAAGCGATCGCAGTACGACCAGTTTAGCCGCTACTGGAAGCAAAAAGGCTTTGCAGGTAACAAACAAACGCCAAAGGCTAAAACTTGGCAGAGTAGTGCTAGCGATCGCAACGGGAATCAGGACGTAGATCCTAGCCAATTCTCCGACTTTGAAAGCTTTATTAATCAAGTTATCGGCGTTAAAAATAAGAGTGCGGCAAATAACTCTAGTAATGGCAATACTAGCGATCCGTTTCGTTCCCCCAGAACAAAAGTTGCCTATACAGTTAATACTCCACCACCTCGGACAGCCCGTCGAGATATAGAAGCCAGATTAACGCTTCCACTAGAAAAAGCTTATCAAGGTGGTAATGAACGGATTCGTTTGGAAGATGGGCGATCGCTAGAAGTTAATATGCCACCAGGGATGGTAACAGGTCAAACCATCCGTTTGCGGAACCAAGGCGTTGGTGGTGGCGATCTATACTTAAAAATTACCGTTGAACCTCATCCATTATTTAAGCTAGAAGGTTTAAATATCGTCTGCCAAGTACCTGTTACTCCCAGCGAGGCAGTTTTAGGAGGACAGGTAGAAGCACCTACTCTTGACGGCCCTGTGAAAATGACTACCCCTCCGGGCGTTAGGTCTGGTCAAAAATTTCGACTAGGTAATAAAGGTTATCCTAACGATGATGGAAAACGTGGCGATCAATTAGTAGAAATTCAAATAGTTACACCAAAAAATATTAGTCAAGAAGAACGGGAGCTTTACGAAAAGTTACGGCAAATTGAAACCTTTAAACCCCGCGCTGATTTAATACGTTAG
- a CDS encoding transposase family protein, whose protein sequence is MNLIEAIQGVPDYRHARGIRHRLWIILTIVLLGSCTGYWGYKPLAEFTKNHRLSLIKLLDLSPDIQFPSASTFRNIMMSIDFQILAELFNVWAEKSLPINFKELFAIDGKCIKSTVTGGNQSYQNFVSIVSVFSL, encoded by the coding sequence ATGAATTTAATCGAAGCAATCCAAGGGGTTCCCGATTATCGACATGCTAGAGGTATTAGACATAGACTTTGGATAATACTAACTATAGTTTTGTTAGGTAGTTGTACAGGATATTGGGGGTATAAACCTTTAGCTGAGTTCACAAAAAATCATCGATTATCTCTAATCAAATTATTAGATTTATCTCCAGATATTCAATTTCCGTCAGCATCAACATTCAGAAATATTATGATGTCAATTGATTTTCAGATATTAGCTGAACTGTTTAACGTCTGGGCAGAAAAGAGTTTGCCAATTAATTTCAAAGAATTATTTGCCATCGATGGGAAATGTATTAAAAGTACTGTAACCGGGGGAAATCAATCCTATCAAAACTTTGTGAGTATCGTTTCAGTTTTCAGTTTATAG
- a CDS encoding DUF4335 domain-containing protein translates to MNIQRKYSLPNCTLLLEGLSDVTRAAQFQEMRPELSILVNAECYLSGYNQPLTGGREFFESLVRAVSGYAQEFLSTVPNPQAHNQESELVEFKKIDGNRHRLIVHSENAPEGFESHSNNSKRPPIEIDLNTVQLFDLVEAVDQFFADSQTLPELSLELQPVTRRYGGASQAVIRQAVPAAVGVSSLAVAAIAFNLIPPPQIRPPQPKPDEQTSSTTKSLNPPASAAATPIEAATPTATPTANEKPVVKDLEALLNTVPEITDPSQLRALNRQVYNQVHPAWTKRSGLQQDLIYRLGVAADGAIVGYKAVNKEANQGVGQTPLPNLLYNPANRAPISNEPIAQFRIVFTTNGVLQVSPWRGYAKTPEVVGAKITDSNITKGLNKKLYNAVRETWSGTPTFTRDLKYRVAVNKDGVIADYEPLNQVAFDYFRETPLPKMFNAIYGSNVAAPNDKEPLAHFQVIFKPNGKLEVTPWKGYQ, encoded by the coding sequence ATGAATATTCAACGTAAGTACAGTCTACCTAATTGTACTCTTCTTTTAGAAGGGTTAAGTGATGTCACTAGGGCTGCACAGTTCCAGGAAATGCGCCCAGAATTATCAATATTGGTAAATGCAGAATGCTATTTATCTGGTTACAATCAACCCCTAACCGGAGGGCGAGAATTTTTTGAAAGTTTGGTGAGGGCTGTTAGTGGTTACGCCCAAGAATTTCTGAGTACTGTACCCAATCCGCAAGCACACAACCAGGAATCGGAGCTAGTAGAGTTTAAAAAAATTGACGGCAACCGCCACAGGTTAATCGTACATTCAGAGAATGCTCCAGAGGGGTTTGAGTCTCACTCTAATAATTCTAAACGTCCGCCGATTGAAATCGATTTGAATACGGTGCAGTTGTTTGATTTAGTAGAAGCAGTGGATCAGTTTTTTGCTGATAGCCAGACTTTACCAGAATTATCCCTAGAACTACAACCAGTTACTAGACGCTATGGTGGTGCTAGTCAGGCTGTAATTAGGCAAGCTGTTCCTGCTGCTGTGGGAGTATCAAGTTTAGCAGTAGCAGCGATCGCATTTAACTTGATTCCACCTCCTCAAATTCGTCCACCGCAGCCTAAGCCAGATGAGCAAACTAGCTCTACAACAAAGAGCCTTAATCCTCCAGCATCAGCGGCTGCAACACCCATCGAGGCTGCAACACCTACAGCAACACCCACAGCCAATGAAAAGCCAGTAGTCAAAGATTTAGAAGCACTTTTAAATACAGTTCCAGAAATTACCGATCCATCCCAGCTGCGTGCATTGAATCGTCAAGTGTATAACCAAGTTCATCCAGCTTGGACTAAGCGTTCAGGATTGCAACAGGATTTGATCTATCGTTTGGGTGTAGCTGCGGATGGAGCCATCGTTGGTTATAAAGCGGTGAATAAAGAGGCCAATCAAGGAGTTGGGCAAACTCCTCTACCTAACCTACTTTACAATCCTGCTAATCGCGCTCCCATTTCTAATGAACCGATAGCCCAATTCCGAATAGTGTTTACTACAAATGGTGTGCTGCAAGTTAGCCCTTGGCGAGGATATGCTAAGACACCAGAGGTAGTCGGTGCAAAAATTACTGACTCTAATATCACTAAAGGTTTAAATAAAAAGCTTTATAATGCAGTTCGTGAAACCTGGAGTGGCACTCCCACCTTTACGCGAGATTTGAAATATCGGGTAGCAGTCAACAAAGATGGTGTAATTGCTGACTATGAACCACTTAATCAAGTCGCCTTTGATTATTTCCGAGAAACACCTCTTCCTAAGATGTTTAACGCCATCTATGGTTCTAATGTAGCTGCTCCCAATGACAAAGAACCTCTAGCCCACTTCCAAGTGATATTCAAGCCTAACGGCAAGCTGGAAGTCACTCCTTGGAAGGGATATCAGTAA
- a CDS encoding DUF3038 domain-containing protein has product MNVSASLTPFNSPTQDSLPMILDTLPDPAIASKTCPRRTRLQIDLILLAIEALELGGSEAILAFAQELDLKGIVKDRVNLWRMRSSNPLRRAHMRRPLTIMEAKALVVIACYIARRLTVVIRQLLMICQQMEEKQIPLEQNLRLSNYLERFRAHFKSRMNARRSGVLALTSDEKLDALAINLLGQLLFCTGTAGMQRFWISLFDGEVE; this is encoded by the coding sequence ATGAATGTTTCAGCAAGTTTAACGCCGTTCAACAGTCCAACCCAAGACTCACTGCCGATGATTCTGGACACTTTACCAGATCCTGCGATCGCTTCCAAAACGTGTCCTCGGAGAACTAGGCTGCAAATTGACCTGATTTTACTGGCAATTGAAGCTTTAGAACTTGGTGGTTCGGAAGCAATCCTGGCTTTTGCTCAAGAGTTGGATCTGAAAGGAATTGTTAAAGACAGAGTGAATTTATGGCGGATGCGTAGCTCTAACCCGCTACGAAGAGCGCACATGCGCCGTCCTTTAACTATTATGGAAGCCAAAGCTTTGGTGGTCATTGCTTGCTACATAGCACGGCGTTTAACTGTTGTCATCCGCCAGTTATTAATGATATGCCAACAAATGGAAGAAAAACAGATTCCATTAGAACAGAATTTGCGGCTATCTAATTATTTAGAGCGGTTTAGAGCGCATTTTAAAAGCCGGATGAATGCTCGACGTTCTGGTGTACTAGCATTAACTTCTGATGAAAAATTAGATGCGCTAGCAATAAATTTGTTAGGACAATTACTATTTTGTACTGGTACTGCTGGAATGCAGCGGTTCTGGATTAGTCTTTTTGACGGTGAAGTGGAATGA
- a CDS encoding adenine phosphoribosyltransferase has translation MDLKSLVRDIPDFPKPGILFRDITTLLRDPEGLRYTIDFLTQKCNEAGITADYVIGMESRGFIFGSPLAYQLGAGFIPIRKKGKLPAAVHSIEYELEYGTDCLEVHQDALHQGSRVLIVDDLIATGGTASATAKLVQKIGCDLVGFGFIIELRDLQGRTHLPDVPIISLIEY, from the coding sequence ATGGATTTAAAGTCTCTGGTTCGTGACATTCCAGATTTCCCGAAACCCGGAATTTTATTTCGGGATATTACTACGTTACTGCGCGATCCAGAGGGACTGCGCTACACTATTGACTTTTTAACACAAAAATGTAATGAAGCTGGAATAACAGCTGATTATGTTATTGGTATGGAGTCGAGAGGATTTATTTTTGGTTCACCTCTGGCTTATCAATTAGGAGCTGGTTTTATTCCCATCCGCAAAAAAGGGAAGTTACCAGCAGCCGTTCACTCAATTGAATATGAACTAGAGTATGGTACAGACTGTCTAGAAGTGCATCAAGACGCTTTACATCAAGGTAGCCGAGTTTTGATTGTGGACGATTTGATTGCTACGGGCGGAACTGCGAGTGCGACAGCAAAGTTGGTACAGAAGATTGGCTGCGACTTAGTAGGTTTTGGGTTTATTATCGAGCTACGGGATTTGCAAGGGCGTACACATTTACCGGACGTGCCGATTATCTCTTTAATTGAATATTAG
- a CDS encoding ABC transporter permease, with the protein MTSTKISLETGRDWLIGLVTSETFVYVIKRLLQALLTLLLASALSFFIIQLAPGDYVDTLRQNPKISPERIEEIKRQFGLDKSWPEQFGLWLWRILTKGDFGTSFIYQRSVASLLWERVPATLLLAIASLIVTWAIAIPLGIFAAVKQNRPADRILQVISYAGQGFPSFITALALLVLAQITSPLFPVGSMTSINHSELSWFGRILDIGWHMILPTIALSITSFAGLQRITRGELLDVLRQDYIQTARAKGLPENRVIYVHALRNAINPLITLLGFELAGLLNGAFIAEFFFNWPGLGRLALQALQAQDLYLLMASLIMGAVLLIVGNLIADLMLKAADPRIRLENLN; encoded by the coding sequence ATGACATCTACGAAAATTTCCTTGGAGACAGGTCGGGATTGGCTAATCGGGCTAGTCACGAGCGAAACTTTTGTTTATGTGATAAAGCGGCTATTGCAGGCACTGCTAACTTTGTTGTTGGCGTCAGCGTTGTCGTTTTTTATCATTCAACTCGCACCCGGTGATTATGTAGATACGCTGCGGCAAAATCCGAAGATATCCCCAGAAAGAATTGAGGAAATCAAACGGCAGTTTGGTCTAGATAAGTCTTGGCCAGAGCAATTTGGTCTGTGGCTATGGCGAATCTTGACCAAAGGGGATTTTGGCACGAGTTTTATTTATCAACGTTCAGTTGCATCGCTCTTGTGGGAACGAGTCCCAGCGACTTTGCTATTAGCGATCGCATCTCTAATTGTCACATGGGCGATCGCCATCCCTCTAGGGATCTTTGCCGCTGTCAAACAAAATAGGCCAGCAGACCGGATTTTACAGGTGATTAGTTATGCTGGACAAGGCTTTCCCAGTTTCATCACTGCCTTAGCGCTGCTGGTTTTAGCCCAAATCACCTCGCCGCTTTTCCCAGTGGGTAGCATGACTAGCATCAATCACTCAGAACTGTCGTGGTTTGGCAGAATCTTAGATATCGGCTGGCACATGATTTTACCCACCATCGCACTCTCAATTACTAGTTTTGCTGGTTTGCAACGCATCACTCGTGGCGAATTATTGGATGTTCTGCGTCAAGACTACATCCAAACGGCTCGTGCCAAAGGTTTGCCAGAAAACCGCGTCATCTACGTTCATGCACTCCGCAACGCCATAAATCCCTTAATTACCTTATTGGGTTTTGAATTAGCTGGTTTACTAAACGGTGCCTTCATCGCCGAATTTTTCTTCAACTGGCCTGGTTTAGGGAGATTAGCTTTACAGGCTTTACAAGCTCAAGATTTATATTTATTAATGGCAAGCTTGATAATGGGCGCAGTACTGCTGATTGTTGGCAATTTAATCGCTGACTTGATGCTCAAAGCAGCCGATCCACGCATTCGCCTAGAAAATCTCAATTAG
- a CDS encoding GNAT family N-acetyltransferase → MNKINTKLALKYRFFHPYHQQPIDPASCQFQIRTATPADLIGVAQIITESFHSHKGIWGWAFPLLRLGIYEDLRHRMASPAPRHLCLVAFEATTSEANNLVGSVEMGIRYSSDSWNQVGVGFPYLSNLAVHPKYRRHGVASGLLTSCEKVSREWGFQDLYLHVLENNYQARQLYFKLGYRVHKVESNWNTFFLRRSSQMLLHKHLSADSII, encoded by the coding sequence TTGAATAAAATCAATACTAAACTAGCCTTGAAATATCGGTTTTTTCACCCATACCACCAACAACCAATCGATCCAGCTTCCTGCCAATTCCAAATTCGTACAGCTACACCTGCTGATTTGATTGGTGTTGCCCAAATTATTACTGAAAGCTTTCACTCCCACAAGGGTATATGGGGATGGGCTTTCCCGTTGCTACGTCTGGGTATTTACGAAGACTTAAGGCATCGGATGGCATCACCTGCGCCCCGTCATCTTTGCTTAGTTGCCTTTGAAGCTACTACTAGTGAAGCTAATAACTTAGTAGGAAGTGTGGAAATGGGTATACGCTACAGCAGTGATTCATGGAACCAGGTTGGTGTAGGTTTTCCTTACTTATCTAATTTAGCGGTTCACCCAAAATACCGTAGACATGGTGTGGCTTCAGGATTACTTACTAGCTGTGAAAAAGTCTCTCGCGAGTGGGGATTTCAAGACTTATATCTCCATGTTTTAGAAAATAACTATCAAGCACGACAGCTGTATTTCAAGCTGGGATATCGAGTGCATAAAGTCGAATCTAATTGGAATACATTTTTTCTAAGACGCTCAAGCCAGATGTTATTGCATAAGCACCTGAGTGCTGATTCCATTATCTGA
- a CDS encoding histidinol-phosphate transaminase: MLPFIRSDLAQFTAYKPHPSSDTADSVATQFDRLDTNESPYDLPPELKEKLAWTYQQVIETNRYPDGGHETLKDAIAEYVNHSAALSSSLFTAVNISVGNGSDELIRSLLIATCLKGEGSILVANPTFSMYGILAQTLGIPVVAVGRNETNFEIDISDAQSAIEQTQNPPIRVVFVVHPNSPTANSLTEAELAWLRSLPHHILVVIDEAYFEFSQTTLVGELAQHPNWVILRTFSKAFRLASLRIGYCVAHPEAIAILEKVRLPYNLPSFSLAAALVGLQNRKLLLESIPQTLSERAKLIEILSQQPELQITPSAANFIYLRFKPNVFNSQEAALKTFHQKLRTLGTLVRYISGGLRITVGTIEENARTVNRVKAALANLSS, encoded by the coding sequence ATGCTTCCCTTCATCCGGTCAGATTTAGCCCAATTCACCGCCTATAAACCTCATCCTAGCAGCGATACAGCCGATTCTGTCGCCACACAGTTTGATCGGCTAGATACAAATGAAAGCCCTTACGATTTACCACCTGAGTTAAAAGAGAAGCTGGCGTGGACTTATCAGCAAGTAATTGAAACAAATCGTTATCCTGATGGCGGACATGAAACACTTAAGGATGCGATCGCTGAGTACGTCAATCACTCAGCCGCCCTCTCATCATCCTTATTTACTGCTGTCAATATTTCTGTTGGTAATGGTTCAGATGAACTAATCCGCTCTTTATTAATCGCCACCTGTCTAAAAGGAGAAGGGTCAATTCTCGTTGCCAATCCCACTTTCTCGATGTACGGAATTTTGGCGCAAACTTTGGGGATTCCTGTAGTGGCGGTGGGGAGAAATGAAACAAATTTTGAAATTGACATAAGCGACGCACAGTCTGCGATCGAACAAACTCAAAATCCTCCTATTCGCGTAGTTTTCGTAGTACATCCCAATTCGCCGACTGCTAACAGCTTAACTGAGGCAGAGTTGGCGTGGTTAAGAAGCTTGCCACACCATATTTTAGTAGTAATTGATGAAGCTTACTTTGAATTCAGTCAAACTACCCTAGTAGGTGAATTAGCACAGCATCCTAATTGGGTAATATTACGCACTTTTTCTAAAGCTTTCCGATTGGCATCTCTCCGTATTGGTTATTGCGTTGCCCATCCCGAAGCGATCGCCATTTTAGAAAAAGTTCGCTTACCCTACAATCTCCCCAGTTTTTCCCTAGCAGCTGCCTTAGTTGGTTTACAAAATCGTAAACTCTTGCTCGAATCAATTCCCCAAACCCTGAGCGAAAGAGCCAAACTCATCGAAATTTTATCCCAACAACCGGAACTACAAATTACTCCAAGTGCTGCCAACTTTATTTACCTGCGTTTTAAACCAAATGTCTTTAATTCACAAGAAGCTGCTTTAAAAACTTTCCACCAGAAACTCAGAACACTCGGCACTCTTGTACGGTACATTAGTGGAGGATTACGAATTACTGTCGGAACGATAGAAGAAAACGCCCGCACCGTTAATCGAGTAAAAGCTGCTTTGGCAAATTTGTCATCTTAG
- a CDS encoding YqiA/YcfP family alpha/beta fold hydrolase, which produces MDYIYLHGFASSPNSAKARDISDHFTQIHTKLKIPDLNVGDFSQLTITRQIAQVAAEFNNDSTPVTLIGSSLGGLTAAHLGQQNLQVQRLVLLAPAFGFLSHWLPKLGDEEVQRWQQEKSIMVYHYGEERLIPLSYDFVIDAAQYQEKLLQRPISTLILHGKKDEVIPIEASRDFARSRPWVELVELDSDHALGNVMEEIWQAIRLFCQLP; this is translated from the coding sequence TTGGACTACATATATCTTCACGGCTTTGCTTCTAGCCCTAATTCTGCCAAAGCGCGGGATATAAGCGATCACTTTACCCAAATTCACACAAAGCTGAAAATTCCCGATCTCAATGTAGGCGATTTTTCCCAGTTGACAATCACTCGTCAGATCGCTCAAGTTGCCGCAGAATTTAACAATGATTCTACACCAGTAACGCTGATTGGCTCAAGTTTGGGTGGTTTAACTGCCGCCCACTTGGGACAACAAAATTTGCAAGTACAACGCTTAGTTTTACTAGCACCAGCTTTTGGGTTTTTATCCCATTGGTTGCCCAAGCTAGGAGATGAAGAAGTACAGCGTTGGCAGCAAGAAAAATCTATCATGGTCTACCACTACGGGGAAGAGCGATTAATTCCTTTAAGTTACGATTTCGTCATAGACGCTGCCCAATACCAAGAAAAACTTTTGCAACGTCCTATCTCCACGCTAATTTTGCACGGAAAAAAGGATGAAGTCATTCCGATAGAAGCTAGTCGTGACTTTGCGCGATCGCGTCCTTGGGTTGAGTTAGTCGAACTCGACAGTGACCACGCTTTGGGTAATGTTATGGAAGAAATTTGGCAGGCAATTCGCCTCTTTTGCCAATTACCTTGA
- the gor gene encoding glutathione-disulfide reductase, with amino-acid sequence MTFDYDLFVIGAGSGGLAASKRAASYGAKVAIAEYDLVGGTCVIRGCVPKKLMVYGSHFPELFSDASGYGWKVGNAEFDWEYFITSIDKEVRRLSQLHISFLEKAGVELFSGRATLVDPHTIEVDGRKVTADKILIAVGGRPVKPDLPGMEHGITSNEMFHLKEQPKHIVIIGAGYIGTEFACIMRGLGSEVTQITRGEKILNGFDEDVRIEIEEGMTNHGIRLIKNNVVKAIERVPEGLKLTLSGDDQEPVIADVFLVATGRTPNVDGLGLENAGVDVVASSIEGPGYATTNAIAVNEYSQTSQPNIFAVGDVTDRINLTPVAIGEGRAFADSEFGNNRREFSHETVPTAIFSSPEAATVGSTEAEAREKLGDAVKIFRTRFRPMYHSLTGKQEKTMMKLVVDSNTDKVIGAHMVGESAAEIIQGIAIAVKMGATKKDFDATVGIHPSSAEEFVTMR; translated from the coding sequence ATGACTTTTGATTACGACCTGTTTGTAATTGGTGCGGGTTCTGGAGGTTTGGCGGCTTCCAAACGAGCGGCTAGCTACGGCGCAAAAGTGGCGATCGCTGAATATGATTTAGTTGGTGGCACTTGTGTGATTCGCGGTTGCGTTCCCAAAAAACTCATGGTCTATGGCTCTCACTTTCCCGAACTGTTCAGTGATGCTTCAGGCTATGGCTGGAAAGTAGGTAATGCTGAGTTTGACTGGGAATATTTCATTACATCTATAGATAAGGAAGTTCGACGGCTGTCGCAACTACATATAAGCTTCTTGGAAAAAGCCGGAGTAGAACTATTTTCTGGCCGCGCCACATTGGTAGACCCCCACACCATAGAAGTTGATGGACGTAAGGTTACAGCAGACAAAATTTTAATTGCTGTTGGTGGGCGTCCTGTCAAGCCAGATTTACCAGGGATGGAACATGGCATTACCTCCAACGAAATGTTTCATCTAAAAGAACAACCAAAACACATCGTTATTATTGGCGCTGGTTATATCGGCACGGAATTTGCTTGTATTATGCGTGGTTTGGGTTCTGAAGTGACACAAATTACCAGAGGTGAAAAGATTTTAAATGGTTTTGATGAAGATGTCCGTATAGAAATTGAAGAGGGCATGACAAACCACGGAATTCGCTTGATTAAGAATAATGTGGTGAAAGCAATTGAACGTGTGCCAGAAGGGTTGAAATTGACTTTATCAGGGGACGATCAAGAACCAGTAATTGCCGATGTGTTTTTAGTAGCGACTGGTCGAACTCCCAATGTAGATGGATTAGGTTTAGAAAACGCTGGGGTTGATGTTGTCGCCAGTTCTATAGAAGGGCCTGGATACGCTACCACAAATGCAATCGCAGTCAATGAATATAGTCAAACTAGTCAACCGAATATTTTTGCTGTTGGCGATGTCACCGACCGAATCAATTTAACTCCCGTGGCCATTGGCGAAGGTCGCGCCTTTGCCGATAGCGAATTTGGGAATAATCGCCGCGAATTCAGTCACGAAACTGTGCCCACAGCCATATTTTCTAGCCCAGAAGCCGCAACAGTCGGCTCGACAGAAGCCGAAGCACGGGAAAAACTTGGTGATGCCGTCAAAATTTTTCGCACTCGCTTCCGCCCCATGTACCACAGTTTGACTGGTAAGCAAGAAAAGACAATGATGAAGTTGGTAGTTGATAGCAATACCGACAAAGTTATAGGCGCTCACATGGTAGGTGAAAGTGCCGCTGAGATTATCCAAGGTATAGCGATCGCAGTCAAGATGGGCGCAACTAAAAAAGACTTTGATGCCACTGTGGGTATCCATCCCTCATCCGCAGAGGAATTTGTCACAATGCGGTAA
- a CDS encoding FecR family protein codes for MFYKSFPLLVIGLWGLIVLPLPNRVSAITPLTRAEIQNLRNIVQLIPKDKLKKRPARKLDAMTPGDGLSTGRASLADLRFNDGSLARVGEQALFQFLPKTRDFKLTNGTVLLLIPPGKGQTRIQTPNAAAAIRGSALFVRYDPQTDTTIVGALTNSGIEVSNKKASQTQVLEAGQMVIIVKGEFQRLYDFDLRNFYETSQMVRELDLNRQSPVPTPDPAITSVQAETAAALEAQPPIKGEGVFEMNLPPTRNTPTETTSDTSTQTTSDTPAKTTPDTPAKTTPDTPAKTTPVTPIDPTPVTPVTPTSVTSTDPTPVTPIDPTPVTPVTPIPVTPIDPTPITPVTPTPVTSTDPTPVTPIDPTPVTPVTPTPVTSTDPTPVTPIDPTPVTPVTPTPVTSTDPTPVTPIDPTPVTPVTPTPVTSTDPTPVTPIDPTPVTPVTPTPVTSTDPTPVTPIDPTPVTPVTPTPVTSTDPTPVTPIDPTPVTPVTPTPVTPVTPTPVTPVTPTPVTSTDPTPVTPIDPTPVTPVTPTPVTPVTPTPVTPVTPTPVTPVTPTPVTPTDSPST; via the coding sequence ATGTTTTATAAATCGTTTCCATTATTAGTGATTGGTTTATGGGGACTTATAGTACTTCCTCTGCCAAATCGGGTAAGTGCTATAACTCCTCTAACGCGAGCAGAGATTCAGAACCTCCGCAACATCGTACAACTGATACCCAAAGATAAATTGAAGAAACGTCCTGCACGCAAATTAGATGCAATGACCCCTGGGGACGGGTTGTCAACTGGTCGAGCTTCTCTAGCAGATTTGCGTTTTAATGATGGCTCTTTGGCACGAGTTGGAGAACAGGCGTTATTTCAATTTTTGCCGAAGACTCGTGACTTTAAACTGACAAATGGGACTGTGTTGTTGCTCATCCCACCAGGAAAGGGACAAACACGTATACAAACACCAAATGCAGCAGCAGCAATTCGTGGTTCAGCATTATTTGTACGCTACGACCCACAAACAGACACCACGATTGTAGGTGCGCTGACAAATAGCGGTATTGAAGTTTCTAACAAGAAAGCTTCTCAAACTCAGGTGTTGGAAGCAGGACAAATGGTGATTATAGTTAAAGGCGAATTTCAGAGGTTATATGATTTTGATCTCAGAAATTTTTATGAAACGAGCCAGATGGTTCGGGAACTTGATTTGAACAGGCAGAGTCCTGTGCCTACACCCGATCCTGCAATCACCAGTGTTCAAGCCGAAACTGCTGCGGCTTTGGAAGCACAGCCACCGATAAAAGGTGAGGGAGTATTTGAAATGAATCTACCTCCTACACGCAACACCCCAACTGAGACAACATCCGACACCTCAACTCAGACAACATCCGACACCCCAGCTAAGACAACACCCGACACCCCAGCTAAGACAACACCCGACACCCCAGCTAAGACAACACCTGTAACGCCGATAGATCCAACACCCGTAACTCCAGTAACACCAACATCTGTAACCTCAACAGATCCAACACCTGTAACGCCGATAGATCCAACACCCGTAACTCCAGTAACGCCAATACCTGTAACGCCGATAGATCCAACACCCATAACTCCAGTAACGCCAACACCTGTAACCTCAACAGATCCAACACCCGTAACGCCGATAGATCCAACACCCGTAACTCCAGTAACGCCAACACCTGTAACCTCAACAGATCCAACACCCGTAACGCCGATAGATCCAACACCCGTAACTCCAGTAACGCCAACACCTGTAACCTCAACAGATCCAACACCCGTAACGCCGATAGATCCAACGCCCGTAACTCCAGTAACACCAACACCTGTAACCTCAACAGATCCAACACCTGTAACGCCGATAGATCCAACGCCCGTAACTCCAGTAACACCAACACCTGTAACCTCAACAGATCCAACTCCCGTAACGCCGATAGATCCAACGCCCGTAACTCCAGTAACGCCAACACCCGTAACCTCAACAGATCCAACTCCCGTAACGCCGATAGATCCAACGCCCGTAACTCCAGTAACGCCAACACCCGTAACTCCAGTAACGCCAACACCCGTAACTCCAGTAACGCCAACACCTGTAACCTCAACAGATCCAACACCTGTAACGCCGATAGATCCAACACCCGTAACTCCAGTAACACCAACACCCGTAACTCCAGTAACGCCAACACCCGTAACTCCAGTAACGCCAACACCCGTAACGCCAGTAACACCAACGCCCGTAACGCCAACTGACTCTCCAAGTACATAA